The nucleotide sequence AAGAGACGCGGCGAAGGAATCGACCTGGTGCCAGCGCTGCCCGGTCAGCAGACAGTCCCGCTCGGTGTACTCACTGGGCCCGGAGACGTAGATATCTCCTTCGCCGTAGTACTGCATAGTCAAACCGTGTCCCTGCACAATCTCCCAGACCTGCATGCCAAGGGCAGGCTCAAGGGGTTTTTCAAGAACCACCTCCTCAGTAGAGGTTGAAATAACCGTGGCGCCGTTGTTGGCAATCATGTAACCTGAGCGCCGCCACATATCGAGTTCCCGGCCATAACGACGCATGGAAAAGAGGGTACGCCCAGAGGCCAGCAGCACCGTAACCCCGGCAGCCTCCGCGGCCCGCACCGCCTTGCGGTTTTTCATGCTTATATCAAGGTCCTCTGTTAAAAGAGTATCATCAAGATCAATGGCAAGCAGTTGTATCATGTCCATTAATGTAGCAAGGGGTAAGAAGTGATTCAAGACCATAGCCCCCGGAATGGCTTCATACTTCGGGTTTCTTTATGTTACCATTAGCTTATGCGAGAAATACGATTTGAAGTAGATTACATCAAGAACCCCGCAGGCAGCTGTCTGGCCTGTTTCGGAGACACCAGGGTTATCTGTACCGCTACCATTGAGGGGACGGTACCCCCTTTTCTTGAAGGGAAAGGTTCCGGCTGGCTGACTGCGGAGTACGCCATGCTCCCCGGAAGCACCGGGGGCGGACGCAAGCGCCGGGATGGAACAAAACGGGACGGCCGGGGCGTGGAAATCAGCCGTCTAATCGGACGTTCCCTGCGAGCCGCCGTGGACCTCTCTGCCCTGGGAGAAACGAGTATCATCATCGACTGTGATGTATTACAGGCCGACGGCGGCACCAGAACAGCCGCTATTTCCGGCGGGTGGGTCGCGTTATACAGAGCCCTGCAGACCCTGGCACGGCTCCAGGAAAAATCCGGACCGGAAGCCTATCTTTTGGGGCAGGTTGCGGCGGTAAGCGTCGGCTATGTAGAAAACCAATTGATCTGCGATCTGGATTATTTCCATGATTCCAGGGCAGCTGTCGACATGAATGTCGTCATGCGGGACACATCCCTGGTGGAGGTCCAGGGCACAGGAGAAAAAAATGTCTTTGAACGGGAGGCTCTTAACCGTCTGCTGGATGCTGCAGAAGAGGGTATAGCCGGTATCCGTGCGGCACAGTTGAAAGCTCTGGGCGGGGCTTAATCAGTGTCCACAAGCTTGGGGATGGACTTCACTCAAGCGGCGTAATATACCGGAAAACTGTAAGAATCCCAGGATTGATCACGCAGCAGCCGGTAAGTTATTGCAGCTAAAAAGGTTATTCGGTATTCATCCCCACGGTTCAGGATGACTGTTACCAAAAAAAGCCCGCCGACACATAACCGACGGGCTTTTCATTATCAGTTGAACTACTTCAGAATGACTTCAGACGGGTCGTATAACCTCGTGTATGGGATAAAAGCTCCCCGACCAGGCTGGAATCATCGCTGACATTCTGCCAGGAGTACTTAACCAGATCCCCCGGAACGTCCTTTACCAGCCACCACTCATAGCGTACTTCGTAGGACTCTGAAGCTTCCGTTCCGTCTTCCGCGGTATAGGAATCCTCTATAAGCACGTGCTCAGCCTGATAGGTTCCGGCGGGAACAACAACCCGCTCTGTTCCGGTTACATAGTCACCGTAATCACCTTCAAAATAACCGACCTGCGGCTCCTCGTCCATCTCTTCATCATCGGCAGCCTGCTCCGCGTCTTCGTCCTTTTCGGGGATCCACTCGCGGATTGCATCGGTTTCCGGATCGTGATAACGGAATTTCAGGATATTGTAATCTGCGTCCAGCAAAACTTCGGAGATAAACTCTTCTTCATTCTCCGCCTTGTAAGCGAGAAACCACCAGGCACTGCCGTCGGCGTTTCGCTTCAGTAAGGCCCGTTCAACCTGCAGGGTCTCGCTGCCGCTATCGTCTTTCGCGGTCAGCTTCCAGGCGACTCCTTCGCCCTCGCTGAAATCATCGTAGCCGTAACCGTAGCCTCCGGCATAAAAGACCTGGGTGTAGATCAGGGTAGCAAGAACGGCGTCTTCCAGCGCGCCGATTCCCATGGCATCTGCCACCGCCTGCCCCATTCTGGCCTCGGTTTTTGCCATGAGGTTACCTGAAGTAATGTCATCAACGGAAACGCAGCCGCAAAAGACCAGAACAATCGCGGCACCCAGCAGAAGGAATTTACCGCCCTTTTTGAGAAAATCCATTTTGTACTCCTTGTAATTGTTTTAAATAAAACGCAAATATTGCATACCCAGATGCCTCAAAAGAATACCAATGCCATGCCGTATTGTAAAGCAGAACATTGACACCGGCACGGCTTATTTACTACTATGCAACTGCATCATGCCCCCGTAGCTCAGCAGGATAGAGCGACTGCCTCCTAAGCAGTAGGTCATGCGTTCGAATCGCGTCGGGGGTAAAAAAGAGAGGCTGTTCCGCAAGGAGCAGCCTCTCTTTTTTATGCTGGATGTGTGCCAAACGCATGACAGCGATGAGAATCGTGCCCAGCAGTTCGCAACGCGAACTGCAAGCCCAAGCTTGCGGCAGGGTTTTCCGTAGGAAAACCCCGAAAGCAAGCGCAGGGTCGGAGGCGGGGGTCTCGCTACCGAAACACATGCATGCGTTTTATCTCTTATAGTTCTGCAGTTGTTTTCCGGCTTTTCCGGTCTATTCGGAGGATAGTACCCTGTTCCTCCCCGTTCGCTTGGCCTCATAAAGGGCGCCATCGGCACGCCGGAGCAGAGAGTCCCCGGTGTCGTCTTTCCTGAAAACCGCGACCCCGATACTTACAGTGACAGGCTGCTCTGTTTTAAAGTCTTCACCTTCCACAAGCTTCCTGATCCGTTCTGCGAAGGCCACAGCATCGTCAGTGTTTGTATGAGGACACAGAACGGCGAATTCCTCTCCCCCCCAGCGAAACAGTTGATCGGTTTCCCTGCGGCTATCCTGTATGATCTGAACAAACCTTTTCAGAACCACATCTCCCCGGTAGTGGCCGTATGTGTCGTTTATTCGCTTAAAATGGTCGATATCACACAACATAAACGCTAGTGGCAATTGGTAACGCTGCGCCCGGATCAGCTCCTTCTGAAGCTCTCCGTCAAACTTCAGCCGGTTGCCCGCGCCGGTTAATGGATCAGTATTCGAGATTTCGCGGATTTTTTGTTCCATCTCAACGCGTTCCTGAACATCCCTGCCGCTGGCATAGAACAGTTTCTTCTTACGATCATGGTAAATCCGCCAGGAAACCCAATTGTACTCCTCATCGGATTTCCTTATCCGCAGATCCACCTGAGTCAGATCATTTTCCCGTATCAGTTTTTCCTGGGTTTCGAAAAAACTCTCCTTGTCCTCCTCATGAACGTACTCCTGGAACAATCGTCCTTCCAGGGCTTCATAATCGAGCCCCAGGATATACTGCCAGGCACTGTTCGCCTGTTTAATAATGCCGTGTTCTGTTACTATGCAAAAAAGATCTATGTTTACGTTGAAGAATATCTCCTTTTCGTTCTGCAGCTCTTTTTCACGGGTAAGGTCGTACTGCAGCGCCGCAAAGTAGAGGATCCTGTCCCTTCTATCGCATACAGGAGTTATATATTGAAGAGCGGTGTATTCTGTGCCGTCCTTCCGTCTGTTGATGATTTCTTCTTTCCAGGAGACTTTGGCCAGCAGCCTGCTCCACAGGCGCTCGTAATAGTCCTGAGGCATCCTGCCGGATTTCAGAATCGAGCTTTTTTTTCCCAGGACTTCCTTTTCCTCGTAGCCGGTTACCAGCGTGAATGCCGGATTTGCATAGAGAATGACCCCGGACGGATCGGTTATATAAAGAGGTGAGTCCAGAGTACTGATTACTTGCTTAAAAAAACTCTTTCGCATCGATGTTACCAGAATATCATGAAAACTGCCTTCGCGGAATCTGAAATAACCAGTCTCTTCGCTTGATTAAAGCACTTTGCCCTTACAGAATTGTAGTTGTATTTGATCTTTACCCCCAGTCATTTTCCCAGTAGCATAGCCGGATGAAGGATCAGATTGAACGCAAACGCCTTGCCATACTGCATGTCCTTATCGAGAACAAGCGCCCTGTCTCCAGCAAAGAGATTGCCGGCGCCCTCGCGGAACAGGGATACACTATAACCGAGCGGACGGTCCGCTTCCATCTGCAGGCCATGGACGACGAGGGGCTGACTCATTATATAGGCAAGAAAGGCCGGGTCCTTACGGACCTCGGCAGGGAAGAGCTCTCCAGGGCCAGGGCTCACGAAAAGGTGGGGTTTCTCTCCTCCAGGATTTCCCAGATGACCTACTCCATGAATTTTGACTATCACAGCTGCAGCGGCAAGGTGGTAGTCAATGTCAGCTATATTTCCCGGGAGTACGCCCTCCGCAGTGCTGAACTCATGAGCAGGGTCTTCAAGGCGGGCTACGCCATGGGCACAAAGCTCTGTCTTTTCGATGAAGGAGACGAACCGGGAGAATTGAAAATCCCCCGGGGGCATATCGGCATAGGAACAATCTGCTCCATAAGCCTGAACGGCATACTCCTGCGGGAAGGAATTCCGGTGACGTCTCTCTTCGGCGGACTGCTTGAGCTCCGCAGTCATCGGGCAAGCCGTTTTGTGGAGATAATCAACTACGACGGGACCACCATTGATCCCCTGGAGATCTTTATAAAAAGCGGAATGACCGATTATCTGGGTGCAACCTCGTACGGCAACGGCCTTATTGGGGCCAGCTTTCGGGAGCTCCCGGCGGAAGCGAGGGAAAAGACCATGGAGATTGATGCTGCCCTGGATGATATTGGAATGCGGGGCTTTTACATGGTGGGTCAGCCGGGACAGACCCTGCTGGATATCCCCGTCAGCTATGGAAGTGTGGGAGCGGTCATCATCGGAGGCTTGAATCCGGTGGCGATTCTTGAAGAGAGCGGAATTCCGGTGCAGTCAAAGGCCCTCTCGTCCCTGGTGGACTATGATGCGCTTTTTGATTACCGGGAACTGCCTGAACGGATGAAAAAAACAGTGAAAGAATAACGGCAACGGCTTGCCGTTATCTTGATATACTCTTCTGTATCGTCTATACTCATCGAGTCGATGGGTTCTTCATAATTATGCACGTATTCCTGTACACCGAAGATCAATCGGCTTAATCCAAATTCTGATAGATACTAAGGAGACATACATGGCAAATGCGTATATTCAGGATGTCCTGGGCCAGGTTAAGGCCAGAAACAGCCACGAACCTGAATTTTTACAAGCTGTCGAAGAGGTTCTGGAGACCCTTGAACCGGTTATCAATGAAATGCCGGAGCTGCAGGAAAACGCAATTCTGGAGCGGATGGTAGAACCGGAGCGGGTTATTATGTTCCGCATCCCCTGGGTAAACGATGCCGGCAAGGTTTGCGTAAACCGGGGCTACCGCGTTCAGTTCAACAGCGCCCTGGGTCCCTATAAGGGAGGAATGCGTTTTCACCCTTCGGTAAACCTCTCCATTCTGAAATTTCTCGGATTCGAACAGGTACTGAAGAACTGTCTAACAACCCTTCCCATGGGGGGCGGAAAAGGCGGGTCCGATTTTGATCCCCACGGCAAATCCGACGGCGAGGTAATGCGCTTTTGCCAGAGCCTGATGAGCGAGCTTTACCGTCACATCGGGACTTCTACGGATGTTCCCGCCGGAGACATCGGCGTAGGCGCCCGGGAGATCGGTTTTATGTACGGACAGTACAAGAGACTCGCCAACGAGTCTTCGGGAATCCTGACCGGAAAGGGCCTCTCCTACGGCGGTTCTCTGATACGTCCTGAGGCAACCGGTTACGGCGCGGTATACTTCGCGGAAAACATGCTGGCCACTCGGGATGAGGATTTTAAAGGCAAGGTCTGCGCAGTGTCCGGTTCCGGAAATGTTGCCCAGTACTGCACCGAAAAGCTGAACGAACTGGGGGCAAAGGTTGTAACCCTCTCTGACTCCAACGGTTTTATTTACGATGCCGACGGTATCGATACCGAAAAGCTGGCTTACGTCATGGAGCTCAAGAACGTCAAACGCGGCCGCATCAGTGAATACGTACAGAAGTACCCCAAGGCTGTTTACACGGCGGATCAGCGCCCCTGGAGCGTCAAGGCCGACTGCGCCTTTCCATGTGCAACCCAGAACGAGGTCTCCGGCAAAGAAGCCCAGACCCTGGTGGATAACGGCTGCCGCCTTGTCTCCGAAGGCGCCAATATGCCTTCCACCCCCGAAGCTATCGAGGTTTTTGTTAACAACAAGGTAATGTACGCTCCCGGAAAAGCCGCCAACGCCGGCGGTGTTGCGGTTTCCGGTCTCGAGATGACCCAGAACGCCATGCGCCTCAGCTGGTCACGGGACGAGGTAGACGCCAGGCTGAAGGAGATCATGAAGAACATCCACGACAACTCCTGGAACGCTGCAAGGCAGTTCGGCAGCGAAGGGAACTACGTAATGGGTGCCAACATCGCCGCCTTCCTGAAGGTAGCCAACGCCATGATCGCCCATGGGGTCGTGTAAGCAAGAATGTTTGCAGTGATACCGGCCCGCTCTTCGGAGCGGGTTTTTTATGCGCTTTTTCGTGTCCTTTTTATTGTCTTCCCTTGCGCCGCTGCTTCCAAATTCCATAGAATAGATTTGTTATGTCCATAGATCATGCGAACCTTTCGACTGGAATAAGCGGCCTGGACAAAATCCTGCGCGGTCTTCTGCCGGGGGACAACATCGTATTCCAGGTACCGAGCATTGGAGACTACCTGCGTTTTGTCCGCCCCTGTGCCAGGTTTGCAATCAAGCGTGACCAGAAGCTGGTCTATTTCCGTTTTGCCTCCCACGCACCGCTTCTGGATTCCAGTGAATACCCCGGCATCCAGATAAACACCCCGGATCCGGCGGAAGGCTTCGAACCCTTTATCTCTTCCATCCATTCGGCCATCAAGAAAAACGGCCGCGGGGGTTATTACGTTTTCGATTCCCTCTCTGAGCTGACGGATAAATGGTACTCAGACCGCATGCTGGGGAACTTTTTCATGCTCACCTGCCCCTATCTCCTGGACATGGAAGCCCTGGCCTATTTCGGTATTCTGCGGCGGGAGCATTCCCATAACGCCCTGCATCCTATCCATAC is from Marispirochaeta sp. and encodes:
- a CDS encoding Cof-type HAD-IIB family hydrolase, which produces MNHFLPLATLMDMIQLLAIDLDDTLLTEDLDISMKNRKAVRAAEAAGVTVLLASGRTLFSMRRYGRELDMWRRSGYMIANNGATVISTSTEEVVLEKPLEPALGMQVWEIVQGHGLTMQYYGEGDIYVSGPSEYTERDCLLTGQRWHQVDSFAASLTIPRTKFVIPGEPEVLPAVEKDLKNSLGERANIFTSKPYFLEVLRADADKGTALAYVAKELGIESGEVMAIGDSMNDFGMLSWAGIGVAMSNAQDKIKEIADYVTNFSHEDHGVAEAIERFIPEAFAFSDRS
- the rph gene encoding ribonuclease PH, which gives rise to MREIRFEVDYIKNPAGSCLACFGDTRVICTATIEGTVPPFLEGKGSGWLTAEYAMLPGSTGGGRKRRDGTKRDGRGVEISRLIGRSLRAAVDLSALGETSIIIDCDVLQADGGTRTAAISGGWVALYRALQTLARLQEKSGPEAYLLGQVAAVSVGYVENQLICDLDYFHDSRAAVDMNVVMRDTSLVEVQGTGEKNVFEREALNRLLDAAEEGIAGIRAAQLKALGGA
- a CDS encoding diguanylate cyclase, which gives rise to MRKSFFKQVISTLDSPLYITDPSGVILYANPAFTLVTGYEEKEVLGKKSSILKSGRMPQDYYERLWSRLLAKVSWKEEIINRRKDGTEYTALQYITPVCDRRDRILYFAALQYDLTREKELQNEKEIFFNVNIDLFCIVTEHGIIKQANSAWQYILGLDYEALEGRLFQEYVHEEDKESFFETQEKLIRENDLTQVDLRIRKSDEEYNWVSWRIYHDRKKKLFYASGRDVQERVEMEQKIREISNTDPLTGAGNRLKFDGELQKELIRAQRYQLPLAFMLCDIDHFKRINDTYGHYRGDVVLKRFVQIIQDSRRETDQLFRWGGEEFAVLCPHTNTDDAVAFAERIRKLVEGEDFKTEQPVTVSIGVAVFRKDDTGDSLLRRADGALYEAKRTGRNRVLSSE
- a CDS encoding NrpR regulatory domain-containing protein gives rise to the protein MKDQIERKRLAILHVLIENKRPVSSKEIAGALAEQGYTITERTVRFHLQAMDDEGLTHYIGKKGRVLTDLGREELSRARAHEKVGFLSSRISQMTYSMNFDYHSCSGKVVVNVSYISREYALRSAELMSRVFKAGYAMGTKLCLFDEGDEPGELKIPRGHIGIGTICSISLNGILLREGIPVTSLFGGLLELRSHRASRFVEIINYDGTTIDPLEIFIKSGMTDYLGATSYGNGLIGASFRELPAEAREKTMEIDAALDDIGMRGFYMVGQPGQTLLDIPVSYGSVGAVIIGGLNPVAILEESGIPVQSKALSSLVDYDALFDYRELPERMKKTVKE
- the gdhA gene encoding NADP-specific glutamate dehydrogenase, whose translation is MANAYIQDVLGQVKARNSHEPEFLQAVEEVLETLEPVINEMPELQENAILERMVEPERVIMFRIPWVNDAGKVCVNRGYRVQFNSALGPYKGGMRFHPSVNLSILKFLGFEQVLKNCLTTLPMGGGKGGSDFDPHGKSDGEVMRFCQSLMSELYRHIGTSTDVPAGDIGVGAREIGFMYGQYKRLANESSGILTGKGLSYGGSLIRPEATGYGAVYFAENMLATRDEDFKGKVCAVSGSGNVAQYCTEKLNELGAKVVTLSDSNGFIYDADGIDTEKLAYVMELKNVKRGRISEYVQKYPKAVYTADQRPWSVKADCAFPCATQNEVSGKEAQTLVDNGCRLVSEGANMPSTPEAIEVFVNNKVMYAPGKAANAGGVAVSGLEMTQNAMRLSWSRDEVDARLKEIMKNIHDNSWNAARQFGSEGNYVMGANIAAFLKVANAMIAHGVV